The genomic region GTGTGGATGCTGGATTTGGGGCTGGCCACAGCAGAGCACTTACCCTGCATCCCCGAAAAGTCGTGTTGAGGCAGGATAATGTTCAGCCAACTCTCATTATTTCCCTTCTCAGTTAATAAGGTGAAAATAGCAGCTGCTTCCTCACTTCCAGctacttaatttctttaatttggGGTTTGACACCGCATGTATACATAGAGACCTCGCAGATTTTTGGCACATGGGGTTACTGAGCATGACTTCACACAGGCTGTCTTGGACCCCAGGACTTAGCCACGCCAGCGCTGAGAATTAGGAAGCACAAACTATTTTCACGGGCCGGCTCAAGCCATGATTTTATTCTTCTGGATTTACCCGCAGGGTCAGTACCCCATCCCTTGGGGGGATGATGGCCTAGAGGGGGGCGAGCGGGTGGGGGGCCGCAACGCGCCCAAGGGCGCGTTGCGGCCCCCCACCCGCTCGCCCCCCTCTAGACATTGCCCCTTGCACAGTACCCGGTATTAATCCAGACTAACCCTCCCCACAGCAAATCTCCCAGGCCGGATAATCCCATTGCAAGCTGTCCCTTCCACCCCCGGAGGGGCTTGAAGTAGGTCAGCCGGCtatacatttgcattttatttatttatcttgttttttttttaatttttttgccgCCTGCTGGTTACACGCACACCCACCCCCGTGGGTCCTTCAGCCCCGGAggagggcggggagggaggcggggagcggcgggagcTTTAGCCGATGGCAGCGGCTGCCCGGCGGCGGATGCCAGCGGCAGCCGGGCGAtggcgcggggccgggcggttTACGAGTACACGGAGGCGGAGGACAAGAGCATGCGGCTGGGTTTCCTCCTCATCGCCGCCGGCTTGCTTTCCCTGCTGGGGCTGGGTTGCTGCTGGCTGCGCCCGGCGCTGcaggagcggggcggcggcggctccgccaACTGCACGGTGCTGGCGGTGCGGCAGCTGGGGGAGCGCTTCGCCTGCACCTTCTCCTGCGGGGCCGCCTGCCGCGGTACCGCCCGCTACCCCTGCCTCCAGGTCCTGGTCCGCACCTCCCGCTCCTccgcccctgccctgctccacgAAGACGAGCGGCAGCTCCGCACCAACCCCAAGGTGAGACCCGCGCAGCGCCGCGGGGTCGGGcggtggaggggggggggggggtcccgcaggGCAAATCCTGCCCCCTCGCCGCGGTGCTGGGTGCCCTTTCACCCCCTCGCGCCCGCCTTTGGGGTCCGGGTGCCCCGTCACCACCCTCCCTTCGGGTGCGAGTTTTTTTCTCGTGGGGCGGAGGGATGAAGTCGCGGAGCATCCCTCCAAAATGCCCCTGTGCTGTTACTCAGCAAAAAGTATGTATgcagtgtatatatataaatactaTACATGGTATGCGTATATATAaggggtgtgtgtatatatatagcgTCTATATGTACACACGCACAATATATAATACTACACTATACTATATAATATAGTATAGTCTAGTACTAGACTGTACTGTATATAGTGTAACACTATATATGTGCACGCACACGATATATATATTTTCCCGAAGATCCCCAGCTTATCCTTCCCGCGGGAGCGgtgccgccccggccccgggcggccCGAGCGCAGCGGGGAGCAGCGGCGCGGCTCCGCCGCCGTtccccgctccgcccgccgcagccccgggaCGCCGGGGGGAAGTCCTGCTGCCGGCGAGGAGGTCTGTCTGCCCGAGTGGTGACCGGTGCCGTCGCGCTGTGTGTCGCGGGGCTGAGGGGCTGCCCAGAGCAGATCCCCGAAGCACGAGGAGAAGTTGTAACGGAGCCACCGCTGACGGGGCGCCGGGGAGAGGGCTGCGCTGCAACAGACGTGTCCTCGGTGCTGCTTTGATTCTCAAACTTCTCCACCACCCACATGAACACGGACTGAGCGGAGGCGTCTTTAAAGTTGCGTCTTCTAGCAAACTAGGGTAGCCTGCAGGCAATATGTGACTcgtgctttttctttctttgaaggCAGTTaccttgctttctcctttttcttttcgTGCTGAGCAAAGACCACCTTGCCAGCGTGCTGCCTGTGTGGAGGAGATTTTGTTAAGTAgtttccagaaaataaaaagtgtgGCAGaatcctcccccttccccctgaAAGAAGCCAAAATCAGGAGCGTATTAGAGAAGTGAATGTCCGCTCTTTGACCGAGATGTGGATGTAGCGCAGTGCCAAGGGTCATGGTAAGCACGATGCAGGGGTCTGCatgcaggggctggggagccgACTTTCGTGTCCAGTTTGGGACGTGCAGCCTTGCATCTCCGCAGTCAGTTACACCCATGTGGAGCTGTCCTTGGAAGACAGATTAAGTTGCAAGCTCAGGGTTTGGGGGCTGCTGTTTTCCCCTTGGCAGCTTGTGGGCTCGGAAGAGTAATCGGGGCAAAAATCAGCAGAGCAAGAAGCAGGATGATAAATCTGACAGGATTTGGATTAAATTGTTGGCACCGCTCAGAAGCAATGAGTAATGAAGCTGCAGTGCTAAACGGTGCCTGAGAGCGAAGCGAGTGAAACGTTGGCTTGTGAGGGAGCTTTGCAAACTTTACCTTTGCCCAGGggtgctgctgccaggctcCCTGTGGAGAGGGCCATGGTTACAGAGAGGTGTACTGTGAGCACCCAGCTGCCCGAGCACCAGGGCTTCTCTAAACCTCTCTCCATCTTCAGGCGGGCTGGGGGTAGTTGCTGAAATGCCCTTTTGAGGTGGGGTGAAGATGCTGTGTTGCTGCAGAGGGTGCAGCGTGGCTGCCCCTGAGCA from Gavia stellata isolate bGavSte3 chromosome 4, bGavSte3.hap2, whole genome shotgun sequence harbors:
- the KCNMB4 gene encoding calcium-activated potassium channel subunit beta-4 gives rise to the protein MARGRAVYEYTEAEDKSMRLGFLLIAAGLLSLLGLGCCWLRPALQERGGGGSANCTVLAVRQLGERFACTFSCGAACRGTARYPCLQVLVRTSRSSAPALLHEDERQLRTNPKCSYIPPCARDDQENSENVTYKQKYWKEKVGSQPFTCYFNQHLRPDDVMLKRTHDETVLLHCFLWPLVTFLVGVLIVVLTICAKSLAVRAEAIKKKKHL